GTTTTATTCATCATGGCTGCCCGTACGGCTTTTCCTAAAAAAGTGAAATCGAAAAACACAAAAAGAAATCCTACCGCCACCACGGCCAGACCCAGGACGAACAGACTTTGTGGAATAATAACGGCTCCCAGGAAGCCGATCGAAGAGGTGTTGACGAACGAGGGCAGGGTATAGGGGTGCGTCTTCCAAATGAGGAGAGCCGCACCCCTCAAAGCGATCGAGACACCTATGGTGATTATTATCAGGGTCAAAACGGAGGCCTTTCGCGCGGGGTGAATGGTCGCCCTTTCCATAAGGGCGCCCACCAGGCCGGCCAGCATTACCGCCAGGACGTAGGCGAGAAGGTCGGGGCATCCGGCTTCTCGCAGGCTCACTGCGGTCAAAGCACCTATGGTTACGAACTCTCCGATCGCAAGGTTAAAGACACCCGTAATGTTGAAAGTAACGACCAATGCCAGCGCTATTAAGGCGTAAATGCTTCCTAGCGTGAACCCTGAGATCAGGTACTGGACATACTGGCTTTCGATCCCCAAAGAGTATGCCTCCTAGGAGACTGCTGCAAAACGGCGCCTTTCTTCGTCAGACTCGCTGGCCGGTACTCACGTACTTCCGTGTACGCTCCGTTCCGGCCAGCTTCGTCTTCCTTGATATGTTTTTTTCGCAGCCTCCGGGATGTTTACTACGTTTAACTACCAAAACAACAGGGTTAGTTTTTCACCGAATCTATTTGTTTTCAACATCCTTCTAGGAGACCGCTGCAAAACCGCACCTGGACTTATAAGACTCGCCGTCCGCGCCATGCGTGTTTTCTGCGGTCCTCCGAATTGTTGTAAGTCTTGCTGAAAGTGGACAGTCGAGTCGCTTCAAACCCCGAAGGACCCTCCTAATCAGATAGATACGTCCACTTGCCGTCTTTAATCGTGACCATAACCAACGAGTCTTCCCCAAGCCCGTTGTGGTCCTCCGCTGAAAGCTTAAATACACCGCTTATACCGGGGTAACCGGTTATTTGTTCCAGCGCTTCGCGGATCTTAGCCCGGTCGGGGCCGGCCTTTTCAATAGCCTGGACGGTCAGTTGGAACGCATCGTAACCATGACCGCCGAAGGTGCTGGGCCGTTTGTTGTATTTCGCCTGGTAATCGCTGAGGTAGTCGAGCAATACCTGCTTTTGCGGGTCCGTATCCGGCAACTGCTCCGCCACAACCAGTTTGCCCATCGGAGCGACAACACCGTCGGCGGTGGTTCCGGCCAGATCGATGAAGGTCTGATTGCCTATGCCGTGGGTGTGGATGAGCGGCATGTTAATCCCCAGAGACCTAAAGTTCTTGGTTACGATGGAAGCCGAAGGCGGGATCGCCCAAACAACGGTAACCTTGGCCTTCGATGCCTTTACCTTGGTTAGCTGCGCCGTCATGTCGTTATCGGTGGCTTCGAACTTCTGCTTGATAAGGATGTTGATCCCGTTATCCGCCGCCGCCTTTTCAAAGTTAACTAGGCCGGAGTCTCCAAAGGCGTTATTCATGGAAAGGAAAGCGATGTCTGTAAGCCCGTTAGCGACGAGGTACTTGGCGATTTTGTTAGCCACGACAATATCGCTCTGGGCGGTTTTAAATACCCAGTGCCGTTGCGTTCCATCATCATTAGTGACGATTTTCGCTGAAGCCGCCATGGATACCATCGGTACTTCACTCTTGTCAATGGTGTCTATCATTGCAAGTGAAGGCCCGCTCTGGCTACAACCCATAATAACCAAGACGTCCTGTTCGATCAGTTTTTTAGCGTCCATAACCGCTTCAGTCTCGTTGGACTTGTTATCCAGGATTGTAAGATCAACCGGGTGCCCGTCAATGCCGCCCTTCGCGTTGAGCTCGTCAACCAGCATCTTGAGAGTGTTGTTTTCAGGTTCTCCTAGCGAGGAACCCGGACCGCTGATGTCGACAACGGCGCCGATCTTATAAGCCTCTTTAGTTGCGCCGGCAGGTTCATTGCTCGTCGTTGCAGACTTGCCGCAGCCGGTTACCAGGACCAGTAATAATAACAAACCAAGACCAAGAAACAAACTCCTCTTTAACACTTTCTAAACTCCTCTCTCCCAATAAGGCTGAATTATTTACTTCTCTATACCCTTGTCCAATCGGTTCCGCTAATAAAACAAAGCAAAAATCCCGCACCTTCATGTACCATTTTTGTCTTTTGAAGTCCCGATGCTGCAACCCCTACTCCGGTTCTGCCCGTAAGAAAAAAAGAAAGGCTGTTAAAAAATAAAAATCCACTCCCGGTTTTACCACCTTCTTTCCGATAGTAAAAGCCATTGGTCTTTTAGGTCAAATTTAACATGCTTAGAGCAGAAAAACAAGAAGGAACTTGCTTTTCCCCGGCCTCTCTTCCGTATCCGTTTTTAAAGGCTACGGCGACGCGGTCTGGGGAATAACATCCCCATTCACCGGTGAAGATAGTTTCGTCGGTCTGTCTGTCCAATTTTCTTGAACCGGGGATGGTGGCATGTTCGGTCTTCAGATCGTTTCTCTGCTAACAGCAGCGGCTGCCGGGGGGCTGATGGCGGTTCAGGGTTCTGTAAACGCCCTGTTAGGTAAAATCATCGGTCTGGTAGAGGCTACCTTCGTTGTAAACGTTATAGGGGCTGTTGCCGCCGGAATTTTACTTCTGTTATACCGAAGCGGCGGTTTTTCACGTCTCCATCATATCCCCTGGTTCGCCTGGTCCGGGGGTGTACTCGGCGTATTAATTATTTACGGTGTGGCGAAGAGCATTCCTAAGGTGGGGGTGGCCCCGGCGACCACCGCCATTGTAGTGGCGCAGATACTGACCGCGGCGGCCATCGATCACTTCGGCCTGTTGGGCATGGCCCGTCTCCCGTTCAGCGGCTGGCGGGTTATGGGGGGACTGCTGCTGGGTGCGGGGGCGTGGTTCCTGCTAAGAAAATAGTACTTCTTTTACTGGGCGCCGCGATAAGCTTTGCATAGCTGTGATTTTGGAGGTTAGAGGCCGGAAGTTGGAGGTCAGATTAGTTGAAGAAATTCGCTACAGCGAATTCCCACTTCTGTTCCGATTTCCAGCCTCCTGCATCCAACTTCTAAAATGGCCCGCCCCCCGGCACTCAGACTAACCCTGGCAAAAAATAAGCGGTTTTGACAACATTAAAGTTTCTATGAAATCATGCTGCTTTCCGAGTTGAATTGAGTGCTGGGTCTTCCTTGCTCTACTTGCTTCTCCCCGTGCTCCGTATTACGCTACGTTCGTAAGCTGCCATTTTCACGGAGTCGGAAGGGCGGTAACGGATTTCGAGCCCCGAGTCGATAGTCGTTGGTCCGGAAAGTCAAGAATCGGAAGAAAAAAACCGAAACGCGCGACACGTGATTGAATATGCTTACTCAGTGAATATGTAACAGAAGTGCAGTCAGTGTTAAAAACCCTATCACAAAACCTGCCGCTCCTTTCTTCCGCATCATCCGCGGTGTCAATTCCTTAGCCACTAAATAAAGCATCGCACCGGCAGCCAGGGCCAGGAGCGGCGGAATTAGCAAGTGAAACCGGTGCGCTAAGAACAGCCCGAAAAAGGTTCCGGCGGGTGTCACTAAGGAGAGTAGAGCATTCAGCCGGAGTATTGTAGCCGGTGACAGGCCTCCAAGGCGCAGCGGCGCGGCGTTGATCAAACCTTCCGGAACGTTGTGGATCCCGACGGCCAGGGCAAGAAAAATACCGAGTTCCGCGGCGACAGAACCGCCGGCGCCGATGGCCATCCCT
This Bacillota bacterium DNA region includes the following protein-coding sequences:
- a CDS encoding branched-chain amino acid ABC transporter permease, which translates into the protein MGIESQYVQYLISGFTLGSIYALIALALVVTFNITGVFNLAIGEFVTIGALTAVSLREAGCPDLLAYVLAVMLAGLVGALMERATIHPARKASVLTLIIITIGVSIALRGAALLIWKTHPYTLPSFVNTSSIGFLGAVIIPQSLFVLGLAVVAVGFLFVFFDFTFLGKAVRAAMMNKTAAQLVGINPGRLSLFAFTFGGIIAALSGIFITPITTAQYDMGFMLGLKGFVAAILGGVTNVTGAIIGGLLLGVIEAFAASCSFQGYSFTGLKDAIAMIVMIIVLLTRPTGILGNR
- a CDS encoding ABC transporter substrate-binding protein, which translates into the protein MLKRSLFLGLGLLLLLVLVTGCGKSATTSNEPAGATKEAYKIGAVVDISGPGSSLGEPENNTLKMLVDELNAKGGIDGHPVDLTILDNKSNETEAVMDAKKLIEQDVLVIMGCSQSGPSLAMIDTIDKSEVPMVSMAASAKIVTNDDGTQRHWVFKTAQSDIVVANKIAKYLVANGLTDIAFLSMNNAFGDSGLVNFEKAAADNGINILIKQKFEATDNDMTAQLTKVKASKAKVTVVWAIPPSASIVTKNFRSLGINMPLIHTHGIGNQTFIDLAGTTADGVVAPMGKLVVAEQLPDTDPQKQVLLDYLSDYQAKYNKRPSTFGGHGYDAFQLTVQAIEKAGPDRAKIREALEQITGYPGISGVFKLSAEDHNGLGEDSLVMVTIKDGKWTYLSD
- a CDS encoding DMT family transporter; this encodes MFGLQIVSLLTAAAAGGLMAVQGSVNALLGKIIGLVEATFVVNVIGAVAAGILLLLYRSGGFSRLHHIPWFAWSGGVLGVLIIYGVAKSIPKVGVAPATTAIVVAQILTAAAIDHFGLLGMARLPFSGWRVMGGLLLGAGAWFLLRK
- a CDS encoding ZIP family metal transporter translates to MSLSLISGAGTLLGAVMVFCLPLEKVMPYLVGFAAGVMSAVSFLEIIPASLQLGGAGALFLGGSAGILLLFLADIFLGHPAVNLRASYKRLGWLLFIGIALHDFPEGMAIGAGGSVAAELGIFLALAVGIHNVPEGLINAAPLRLGGLSPATILRLNALLSLVTPAGTFFGLFLAHRFHLLIPPLLALAAGAMLYLVAKELTPRMMRKKGAAGFVIGFLTLTALLLHIH